The region TGGGCCGGAACACCGTCGAGCAGATCGCCGAGGGAGTGAAGGCCGTCGTTGCCGAGTACGAGAAGCGGTGTCCCCACGCCCACGTCGTCCTCATGGCGATCTTCCCTCGGGGGAAGACGCCCTCCGACCCCATGCGCGAAGGCGGCGGACGTGAACAAGCTCCTCGCCGGTCTCGACGACGGGAAGCGGGTCTCGTTCGTGGACATCGGCCCGAAGCTGGCGGAGCCGGACGGAACGATCTCCCCGGACATGATGCCCGATTACCTGCACCCGACCGCGAAGGGCTACGTCATTTGGGCCGGCGCCCTCCAGCCTTTCGTTCAGAAATATACTCTATCAACTCCCTAGCGAAGCCAATATGACCCAACAATACCAACGGGGCATGGAGGAACTGCGTAAGATCGATCCGATCTATGCGGACGAATCGATCAACGAGTTGGCGCGAGCCTGCCCGGACGCCGCCTCATATTTTGTGGAGTTCACGATGGCAGAGGTTCTTGCGCGGAAGGTGCTCGACTCGAAAACGAAGGCTTTGGTCGTCCTGGCCAGCCTCGTAGGATTCGGTCGATGCGAGGGGTTCTTTCGGACGCACGTCCTCGGCGCGCTGCATGCCGGCTGCACCCGCGAGGAGATCTTCGAGGTGGCGATTCTCAACGGCGTCATCACGGGATCACCGAACATGCTTCTCGCCGTGAAGCATATCAGTGAAGCATTCGCCTCGGTCGCCCCTACGGGCGATCAAGATGGGATGCCGTCAGTTGCCAAGGATAAGAAGACTCAGTAGCCTTCAGGCTAAGGCGCTCCTTCGTCAGCGACCTTCGCAAGGCGAGGACTT is a window of Verrucomicrobium sp. DNA encoding:
- a CDS encoding carboxymuconolactone decarboxylase family protein, which translates into the protein MEELRKIDPIYADESINELARACPDAASYFVEFTMAEVLARKVLDSKTKALVVLASLVGFGRCEGFFRTHVLGALHAGCTREEIFEVAILNGVITGSPNMLLAVKHISEAFASVAPTGDQDGMPSVAKDKKTQ